One genomic segment of Calonectris borealis chromosome 18, bCalBor7.hap1.2, whole genome shotgun sequence includes these proteins:
- the SIRT4 gene encoding NAD-dependent protein lipoamidase sirtuin-4, mitochondrial isoform X2, translating to MFSARKLSGVCRATRSHHFRSHSVSRNSPNLAFVPACLPPGPVEVEELQHFVSNSKRLFVMTGAGISTESGIPDYRSEGVGLYARTGRRPIQHAEFVHSASARQRYWARNFVGWPQFSSHQPNTAHLVLRDWEKLGKLHWLVTQNVDALHTKAGSQRMTELHGCTHRVFCLACGDQILRSELQEHFEALNPTWKAEAFGVAPDGDVFLTDEQVRNFQVPDCRKCGGILKPDVTFFGDTVSQEKVNFVHQRLAESDSMLVAGSSMQVYSGYRFALAAQERRLPIAILNIGPTRVDHFASLKLNSRCGELLPLIVAHDPTS from the exons ATGTTCTCTGCCAGGAAGTTGTCAGGAGTTTGCAGAGCCACCAGATCCCATCATTTCAGATCCCATTCTGTATCCAGGAACTCTCCAAACTTGGCTTTCGTGCCAGCCTGTCTTCCCCCAGGTCCCGTGGAAGTAGAGGAGCTGCAGCACTTTGTTTCCAACTCCAAGAGGCTGTTTGTAATGACTGGAGCTGGAATCTCGACTGAATCGGGGATCCCAGATTACCGCTCTGAAGGTGTTGGGCTTTACGCCAGGACAGGCAGACGGCCCATCCAGCACGCTGAGTTCGTTCATAGTGCCAGTGCCCGGCAGCGGTACTGGGCAAGGAACTTTGTGGGCTGGCCCCAGTTCTCCTCCCACCAGCCAAACACAGCACACCTGGTACTAAGAGACTGGGAGAAGCTGGGGAAGCTGCACTGGCTGGTGACCCAGAACGTGGATGCCCTTCACACCAAAGCCGGGAGCCAGCGCATGACAGAACTGCACGGCTGCACGCACAG GGTTTTCTGCCTGGCCTGTGGAGACCAAATCTTGCGCTCTGAACTTCAGGAGCACTTTGAAGCTCTGAATCCTACCTGGAAAGCTGAAGCGTTCGGTGTGGCTCCGGATGGGGATGTTTTCCTGACGGATGAACAGGTGCGTAATTTCCAAGTCCCAGACTGCCGTAAATGTGGTGGAATCCTGAAGCCCGACGTGACGTTCTTTGGAGACACGGTGAGCCAGGAAAAAGTGAATTTTGTGCACCAACGCCTGGCGGAATCAGATTCCATGCTGGTGGCAGGATCCTCTATGCAG GTATACTCTGGTTACAGGTTTGCTCTCGCCGCCCAGGAGAGGCGGCTGCCAATTGCGATTCTTAACATTGGGCCCACAAGGGTAGATCACTTTGCATCCTTAAAACTGAATTCCCGCTGTGGAGAGCTGCTGCCTTTGATTGTTGCACATGACCCAACAAGCTGA
- the SIRT4 gene encoding NAD-dependent protein lipoamidase sirtuin-4, mitochondrial isoform X1 codes for MFSARKLSGVCRATRSHHFRSHSVSRNSPNLAFVPACLPPGPVEVEELQHFVSNSKRLFVMTGAGISTESGIPDYRSEGVGLYARTGRRPIQHAEFVHSASARQRYWARNFVGWPQFSSHQPNTAHLVLRDWEKLGKLHWLVTQNVDALHTKAGSQRMTELHGCTHRVFCLACGDQILRSELQEHFEALNPTWKAEAFGVAPDGDVFLTDEQVRNFQVPDCRKCGGILKPDVTFFGDTVSQEKVNFVHQRLAESDSMLVAGSSMQVSRSSSHTAFLFLCYSACNNPWSHSLGLLIACGSKQPLQSFFVFYFYCGWNLASQLACLGFSTSCWASLLHAAINNSIHTFRPFSAASSIIVGSQLPIKPRHLIQFSPAEITTPHFFA; via the exons ATGTTCTCTGCCAGGAAGTTGTCAGGAGTTTGCAGAGCCACCAGATCCCATCATTTCAGATCCCATTCTGTATCCAGGAACTCTCCAAACTTGGCTTTCGTGCCAGCCTGTCTTCCCCCAGGTCCCGTGGAAGTAGAGGAGCTGCAGCACTTTGTTTCCAACTCCAAGAGGCTGTTTGTAATGACTGGAGCTGGAATCTCGACTGAATCGGGGATCCCAGATTACCGCTCTGAAGGTGTTGGGCTTTACGCCAGGACAGGCAGACGGCCCATCCAGCACGCTGAGTTCGTTCATAGTGCCAGTGCCCGGCAGCGGTACTGGGCAAGGAACTTTGTGGGCTGGCCCCAGTTCTCCTCCCACCAGCCAAACACAGCACACCTGGTACTAAGAGACTGGGAGAAGCTGGGGAAGCTGCACTGGCTGGTGACCCAGAACGTGGATGCCCTTCACACCAAAGCCGGGAGCCAGCGCATGACAGAACTGCACGGCTGCACGCACAG GGTTTTCTGCCTGGCCTGTGGAGACCAAATCTTGCGCTCTGAACTTCAGGAGCACTTTGAAGCTCTGAATCCTACCTGGAAAGCTGAAGCGTTCGGTGTGGCTCCGGATGGGGATGTTTTCCTGACGGATGAACAGGTGCGTAATTTCCAAGTCCCAGACTGCCGTAAATGTGGTGGAATCCTGAAGCCCGACGTGACGTTCTTTGGAGACACGGTGAGCCAGGAAAAAGTGAATTTTGTGCACCAACGCCTGGCGGAATCAGATTCCATGCTGGTGGCAGGATCCTCTATGCAGGTAAGTAGGTCTTCCTCCCACACTGCATTCCTATTTCTGTGCTACTCTGCCTGCAACAATCCTTGGTCCCACAGTTTAGGTCTACTAATTGCTTGTGGATCAAAACAGCCTCTCCAGAgcttctttgtattttatttttactgtggttGGAATCTGGCTTCACAGTTGGCCTGTTTGGGCTTCTCTACTTCATGCTGGGCCAGTCTACTTCATGCTGCTATAAATAACTCCATCCACACATTCAGAcctttctctgctgcctcctccatCATTGTAGGTTCGCAGTTGCCCATAAAGCCAAGACACCTGATACAATTCAGTCCTGCAGAGATCACCACCCCACAtttttttgcttga